Below is a genomic region from Pseudomonas berkeleyensis.
GAGCCAGGCACTCGGCCACGGCGTCGATGTCGTTGAACGGCAGGGTCAGGGTGTGTTTGGCGAAGGCCGCCGGCACGCCCGCGGAGTTCGGCACGCCCTGGGTCAGGGCGCCGGAGCCGGCCTTGACCAGCAGGCTGTCGGAGTGACCGTGGTAGCAGCCTTCGAACTTGATGATGCTGTCGCGGCCAGTGTAACCACGGGCCAGGCGGATGGCGCTCATGGTCGCCTCGGTGCCGGAGCTGACCATGCGCACCATGTCCATCGACGGCACCAGGCTGCACACCAGTTCGGCCATCTCGGTTTCCAGTGCGGTCGGCGCACCGTAGGACAGGCCGTGCTCCAACTGGCGGCGTACCGAATCGAGCACGTCCGGGTGGCTGTGGCCGAGGATCATCGGGCCCCAGGAGCCGACATAGTCGACATAGCGCTTGTCATCCTCGTCCGTCACATAGGCACCTTTGGCATGCTTGAAGAACAGCGGCGTGCCGCCGACGCTCTTGAAGGCGCGCACCGGCGAGTTGACGCCGCCGGGGATGTGTTTCTGGGCGTTGGCGAAGAGGATCTCGGAGCGGGACATGGCAAGTTCTCTCTGAAATGGATCAAACGAACAGCGCGGCGAAGGCGCGGGCGCGGTCTTCCACCTCGGTGGTGGAGTCCGCGGCGAACAGGGCGTGAATCACGGCGACCATGCTGGCGCCGCGGGCGATCAGGCCGGGAGCGGTTTCCAGGGTCACGCCGCCGATGGCAACGATGGGCTGGGCGAAGCGTGCACGGGCCTCGTCCAGCAGCTCCACGGTGGCGGCCGGGGCGCCGGGCTTGGTGTGGGAGTTGAAGAAGCGGCCAAAGGCGATGTAGCTGGCGCCTTCGGCGACGGCGCGCTCGGCCAGCTCCAGCTGCGCGTGGCAGGTGCCGCCGATCACGGCATCCTCGCCGAGACGAGCGCGTGCGGCGGCCAGAGAACCATCGCCCTGACCCAGGTGCAGGCCGACGTTGAGGCGGGCGGCCAGCTCCAGGTCATCGTTGATGATCAGGGTGGCGTCATGTTGCTTGCATAGCTCAGCCAGGGCCTGAGCTTCGTCGAGGCGGCGCCCGGCGTCGCCGGATTTGTCGCGGTATTGCAACAGGCGCGCGCCACCGCGCAGAGCTGCCTCGGTATAAGGCAGCAGCTTGCCGTCGGCCAGCAGCGGCGTGTCGGTGATCGCATACAGGCCGCGCAGGCTCACGAAGCGGCTCTTCATTGCGAGAAATCTAGCGGCAGGCGGCGCGGAATGTACTGGCCGCGACCGGGTTGCTCGGCGTCACGCAGGGTACGCCAGGTGTAGTCGAGAGCGCTGCGTACGGCGCTGACCAGTTCCTCGCCCAGGGCCAGGCGGCCGGCCAGGGTACTGGCCAGTGTGCAGCCGGAACCGTGGTAGCTGCCCGGCAGGCGCGGGCAGGTGAAGTCGTGGCGGCTGCCGTCGCGGCAATACAGGCGGTTGTGCACTTCGGTTTCGTCGCCGTGCCCACCGGTGATCAGCAGGTGCTCGATGAACGGCAGGAGCTTTTCAGCGCACTCGTCGGCGCTGCCGTCGGGCAGTTCGGCGAGGATGCGCGCTTCCGGCAGGTTCGGTGTGGCGATGGTGGAGGCAGCGAACAGCCGCTCGCGCATGGCGTAGCCGACTTCGTCCTTGCCCAGCGCGCCGCCACCACCCGCACGCAGCACCGGGTCGCAAACCAGCGGAACGCCAGGTAACTGGCTCATCACGTCGAGCACGGTGTCGACCATCTCGACCGAGCCGAGCATGCCGAGCTTGACGGCGGCCACGGGTAGATCGCCGATCACGGTGCGAGCCTGGGCCAGCAC
It encodes:
- a CDS encoding bifunctional hydroxymethylpyrimidine kinase/phosphomethylpyrimidine kinase, producing MNMTHSRPVVLCMSGHDPSGGAGLQADIEALLAQGCHAAPTVTALTVQDTVDVSDFRVLDRDWVLAQARTVIGDLPVAAVKLGMLGSVEMVDTVLDVMSQLPGVPLVCDPVLRAGGGGALGKDEVGYAMRERLFAASTIATPNLPEARILAELPDGSADECAEKLLPFIEHLLITGGHGDETEVHNRLYCRDGSRHDFTCPRLPGSYHGSGCTLASTLAGRLALGEELVSAVRSALDYTWRTLRDAEQPGRGQYIPRRLPLDFSQ
- the thiE gene encoding thiamine phosphate synthase — its product is MSLRGLYAITDTPLLADGKLLPYTEAALRGGARLLQYRDKSGDAGRRLDEAQALAELCKQHDATLIINDDLELAARLNVGLHLGQGDGSLAAARARLGEDAVIGGTCHAQLELAERAVAEGASYIAFGRFFNSHTKPGAPAATVELLDEARARFAQPIVAIGGVTLETAPGLIARGASMVAVIHALFAADSTTEVEDRARAFAALFV